Proteins from one Dromiciops gliroides isolate mDroGli1 chromosome 6, mDroGli1.pri, whole genome shotgun sequence genomic window:
- the LOC122731149 gene encoding elongation factor 1-alpha 1-like, translated as MGKEKTHINIVVIGHVDSGKSTTTGHLIYKCGGIDKRTIEKFEKEAAEMGKGSFKYAWVLDKLKAERECGITIDISLWKFETSKYYVTIIDAPGHRDFIKNMITGTSQADCAVLIVAAGVGEFEAGISKNGQTCEHALLAYTLGVKQLIVGVNKMDSTKPPYSQKRYEEIVKEVSTYIKKIGYNPDTVAFVPISGWNGDNMLEPSSNMPWFKGWKVTRKDGNANGTTLLEALDCILPPTRPTDKPLRLPLQDVYKIGGIGTVPVGRVETGVLKPGMVVTFAPVNVTTEVKSVEMHHEVLSEALPGDNVGFNVKNVSVKDVRHGNVAGDSKNGPRMEAAGFTAQVIILNHPGQISAGYVPVLDCHTAHIACKFAELKEKIDRRSGKKLEDGPKFLKSGDAAIVDMVPGKPMCVESFSDYPPLGRFAVRDMRQTVAVGVIKAVDKKAAGAGKVTKSAQKAQKAK; from the coding sequence ATGGGCAAGGAAAAGACTCACATTAACATTGTCGTCATTGGACATGTAGACTCTGGCAAGTCCACTACTACTGGTCACCTCATCTACAAATGTGGGGGAATTGATAAGAGAACCATCGAGAAGTTCGAGAAGGAGGCTGCTGAGATGGGAAAGGGCTCCTTCAAATATGCCTGGGTCTTGGATAAGCTGAAGGCTGAACGTGAGTGTGGTATCACTATTGATATCTCCCTGTGGAAATTTGAGACCAGCAAGTATTATGTGACCATTATTGATGCTCCAGGACACAGAGACTTTATCAAGAACATGATTACAGGCACATCTCAGGCTGACTGTGCTGTTCTGATTGTTGCTGCTGGTGTTGGTGAATTTGAAGCTGGTATCTCAAAGAATGGGCAGACCTGTGAGCATGCCCTTCTGGCCTACACACTAGGTGTGAAACAACTGATTGTTGGTGTCAATAAGATGGATTCCACCAAGCCCCCCTACAGCCAGAAGAGATATGAGGAAATTGTCAAGGAAGTCAGTACCTATATTAAGAAAATTGGCTACAACCCTGACACAGTAGCTTTTGTGCCAATTTCAGGTTGGAATGGTGACAACATGCTGGAGCCAAGCTCTAACATGCCTTGGTTCAAGGGATGGAAAGTCACTCGTAAGGATGGCAATGCTAATGGAACCACACTGCTTGAAGCTTTGGATTGCATCCTGCCACCAACTCGTCCAACAGACAAGCCCCTTCGTCTACCCCTCCAAGATGTCTACAAGATTGGCGGTATTGGTACTGTACCTGTTGGCCGAGTGGAGACTGGTGTTCTGAAACCAGGCATGGTAGTCACCTTTGCCCCAGTCAATGTTACAACTGAAGTAAAGTCTGTTGAAATGCACCATGAAGTTCTGAGTGAGGCTCTGCCTGGGGATAACGTTGGTTTCAATGTCAAGAACGTGTCTGTCAAAGATGTCCGCCATGGTAATGTGGCTGGTGATAGCAAGAATGGCCCACGTATGGAAGCAGCTGGCTTCACTGCACAGGTCATCATCCTGAATCATCCAGGCCAAATCAGTGCTGGGTATGTACCTGTACTGGATTGCCACACTGCTCACATTGCTTGCAAATTTGCTGAACTGAAGGAGAAGATTGATCGTCGTTCTGGTAAGAAGCTGGAAGATGGCCCTAAATTCCTGAAATCTGGTGATGCTGCCATCGTTGACATGGTTCCAGGCAAGCCCATGTGTGTGGAGAGCTTTTCTGATTATCCTCCTCTGGGTCGTTTTGCTGTTCGTGATATGAGGCAGACTGTTGCAGTTGGTGTCATCAAGGCAGTTGACAAGAAGGCTGCTGGAGCTGGCAAGGTCACAAAATCTGCCCAGAAGGCCCAGAAGGCTAAATGA